Genomic segment of Peribacillus frigoritolerans:
CCATTGTCCGGGGGTCTCGATGTCGTTGCACATGAACTGACGCATGCCGTGACTTCCTCGGAATCGAACCTTACCTATCAAAATGAATCCGGTGCTTTGAATGAAGCGATATCTGATATTTTTGGAACTGTTGTAGAATTTAAGAATCAAAGTGCCAAAGCCGATTATTTGGTCGGAGAAGATATTTACACACCTAGCATTTCCGGTGATGCACTCCGCTCGATGGCTAATCCAACATTGAATGGTGACCCTGACCATTATTCGAACCGTTATACGGGAACGGGTGATAACGGCGGAGTCCACACGAACAGCGGAATCATAAATAAGGCAGCTTATTTAATCTCTGCAGGCGGAACCCACCATGGCGTAAGTGTATCCGGGATCGGCATCGATAAACTAGGAACCATCTTTTACCGGGCCAACACAACTTATTTAACTTCCTCGTCGACTTTTTCACAAGCCAGAGCGGCAGTCATACAAGCGGCTTCTGATTTATACGGTTCAAGCAGTGCAGAAGTCACGGCTGTCAAAAATGCCTTTACAGCTGTCGGTGTGAATTAAGAGATTTACCTATATAAAACACCTCCCTAGCCCACCTCTAGCGGAGGTTTTTTTTCTTATGCGGGGCTATCCCGATCATTTGAGCAGTTCGCCGCCTTTTTTCGGCCTTCATGTGAAGAATTCCGTCCTTTGGTACGGGGAGAGCCTCAATAAAAACAATCTTGTCGTTTGCTAAAAATGATTAATTCCGTAAAATAGTTGCTTTTCTTCTTATTAACTGTCAAGCTTAGATGATCTGGACTATATTGAATAGAACAAGTAGGTGACGAACATGATTGAAGTTAAAACTTCCACACTCAGTGATGGTGAGTTCAATAGAGGCGTATTCGCAACACGAGATATTAAAAAAGGTGAGCTTTTACATGAGGCACCTGTCATTGCATATCCAAACGAGGAGCATGTTTTCATAGAGAAGACATTGCTGGCTGATTATGCGTTTGAATATGGTATAAACCATACTGCCATGCTTTTAGGCTATGGCATGCTGTTTAATCATTCTTATACACCCAACGCTACGTATGACATAAACTTCAAGAATCATACGTTTGATTTCTTTGCTTACACCGACATAAAAGCAGGAGAAGAAATCCTGATTAATTATAATGGTGAAGTCGATAATGAAGATCCGCTTTGGTTCAATAAAGAAAATGACGGTGAAGATGAAGCTGAATGATCATTGATCATTCATGAAGCACTTGTACTTTTTAAAACCTGTCCAAGGTTTTTTCGAAAGTACAAGTGCTTTTCCTTTTTCCTTTCACCAGCTTGATGAATTCACTGCTGGATTTTACTAAAAGGATATAAGCAATAAAAAAAAGCCCCATTAAGAATAACTTAATGGGGTCATTTCACCTTAACGTACGGATGGGTTACTTGATTTCGTTTTGGTTATTGATTGGAATTGGTTCTTGACCTTATCAATGGTTTCGGGTGTGGCTAGGGATCTTATTTGACTCATGGTTTTTTCACGGGTTTTCTTATTGCGCATTAAAAATGCGGCTGCTCCTATCAGGACGGTTCCAAGCATTTTGTTTGATGGCATGTTAGTTTCCTCCTTCAAGTTAGTCCTATATAGTATTCCCTCTATCAGCCGATTTAAACAAAAGCATCCTTTTGAGAGAGCGGTTTCGCTTTTATTCATCCTCGCTCAGGCTTTCGATAAACTTTATGCTTTCGGGATTTTTCACGACTTTTTCCGATTGATCCGGGTCAGCTTTCGTTTGCTTCATATTGTAAAGTTTATATGTCAGCACTCTTTTCACTGACTCGTTTATTCTATCCATTGGAACTTCCCCTGCTTTTACTGCTTGCAGTAATCCGTTATATACCTCAAGCTCATGGGAATATTCATGACAGACAAGTAATAAATCAACTCCTGCAAGGATTGCCTGCTTCCCCATCTCTTCATAGGAGAAATACTTGTTCACAGCACCCATTTCCAAATCGTCGGTAACGACAAGTCCTTCATATTTGAGTTTCCCCCGAAGCAGGTCTTCGATGATGATTTTAGAAAGGCTTGCTGGTTTTTCTTTATCATAGGCTGGATATTTAATGTGGGTCACCATCACGAAAAACTTTTGGTTATCCAGTTCACTTATGATTTGCTTGAAAGGATAAATATCCGAATTTTCCAGATCAAGTTGGTTTGCCTCCACGGATGATGTTTCGACATGCGGATCGATTTCGCTGCGTCCGTTTCCAGGAAAGTGCTTCAATGCACCAGTTATCGATACATCGTTCAAGCCTTGAATGGCTTTCTTTCCGTATTGATACACCTTTTCCGGATCTTGCCCAAATGAACGCTTATCCGTTTTCGATAGATCAAGAACCGGGGCGAAATTAATGTTAATCCCCATGGAGCCCAGTTCTGTCCCATTCAATTTGGCCACCTTGTACATGTCTTCAACGGATGCATTATTTCCAAGATCCTGTTGCGCGGGGAGGGGCGATACCCGTTCCTTCATCCTGATGATGTCCCCGCCTTCCTGATCGATGGCCACCATCAACGGAAGCGAATGGGTACTTTGATCGGCCATTTGCTGAAGCGAATTCGATAACCTGGCCACTTGTTTAGGGGATTTCATATTACGGTCAAAATAAATGACGCCCCCTATATGTTTTTGTTCGATAAGCTCCGTAATTTCACTGCCCTTTTCGGTTCCCTTGAAACCGACCATCATAAGCTGTCCGATTTTTTCTTCAAGCGTCATTTTTTTCAGCAATTTTTCTATACTCTCATGATTATCCGCACCGGCTTCTTTCCCTTTTTCCGCTCTGGAATCCACATCCATATTCAACTGAATGGACACCACTGTAAAAGCGAGAATTGCGATGAGGAAAAGGCCCCAATATATATTTTTTTTATTCTTCATGCTTTGACCTTCATTGACATTTTCTCTGTCCTTCCTTGATAGCCCTTTTATTGATTTCGCTGCACACTTCTTAATCATGTTCATAAAGTGACAATTCTATATCATCATTGCGGATTTTTTTGAATAAAGCATTAGCCGCGTACCATACTACAAACATAGCCTAATTAAAAGGAGATGCCCCCATGAACGGAATCTTTAAGAATATTGCCGTCACCTTCAGTCATGCAGTCGATTATGCAAAAGAAAAAATAACTGCCATTACAGGAACAACTTCTGTTACGATAGTGGAATTGAGTGAGCACATCATCAATCAGCCTGAAACAAAACTAATCAGGAAAAACCTTTTAGGTATACCTTTTTCTTTTTATCATTTACAAAAAGAAGACGTTACGTACTATTTGGAAATGAAAAGCACACAGGTTCTCCAGTTGGATGTTCAAGCGCACAATCATACAATTGTGTCTTACAGGTCTTATCGAGATAAATCCAGCTTGCCCACGGCCATTAGATTTCCTAAAACCCTTTTATCCGAATGACTTCGGTACAAAAATAAAAAAGCTGATATCCCCTGCATATGGGGTTATCAGCTTTTTTTTAATCTTATAGGGAGAAAAAACGGTCTCTTTCACTTGAAATCCATTTCTCTGCATCTTCTTCATCCTTTTTAACCAAGCGGTTAACGAGGATATCATGCCAAATGTAATTTTCGAGAAAATTGATATGAATGGGATCATCTGTGTAAAACGCCGTTTCCCTCGTTTCGGGAGAAGGGCCGTAAATCGTCTCCTTGCCATCGATGGATAAGATGAACCATTTGTTTTCTCCGATATTTTCCACATAGCTTGTTTTGCGATGTATATCTATCCCTGATAATGGGTTTTCAACCTGAAATGCAATCCCCTTGAGAGTGCAATGCCCAGCGACCCCTTTTAGCTCTTGTTCAAGTTTGCCATACATCTCGTCCCATAAGGAAACCACCACCCTTTTCTCGGCTTTGTGAATCAAAGTACGGCAGAAGGATAGGATGTGCCCTTCACCCTTAAGCGTCATTACACGATTGTCAGACATCGGTTCGATTTTCTCGAATTGCTTTAGTGTATGGCTTATGGATTGATAGGTATTGTTCCATTTTGATTGAACCGATTCCAAAAAAACATCGACTGGCAGCGGTGAATATTGTATCGAGTCATTGATTTCCTCTTTTAAGACGATTCCTTCTTCTTGCAGTCCATTTAATATTTCATAGATGCGGGCCCTTGGAATTCCTGATTCCTTGCTTACTTGATAGGCACTGGTTGGGCCTTGGCGAACCAAAGAAACATAAGCCTTTGCTTCATATTGACTAAACCCGAGAGACTGTAGTTTTTGAATGATATCTTGCATAGTACCTCCTAGTGCTTTTAGTAAGTTATATGCCTATCATACCAAATGTCTTATCGAAATCTATTCGATATCAGTTGGAATGACTCATAATATTCTTATTTACAGAACGGCTTCAATTAGTTACTATTTAAATAGTGACTAACAAAAATGGTTTATGGCTTCAGCAAAACAAGCATTTCAGCCATAATGCCATTGACGGAGGCTTCTTGGATGGAAGATATACAAATTTCAACACTTTTGCTGCTGATGTTTTTCGGATTTTTGGCAGCATTCATTGATTCCGTGGTCGGCGGCGGCGGCCTGATTTCGATACCCGCTTTATTATTTTCAGGACTTTCCCCGTCAGCAGCGATCGCTACAAATAAGTTAGCAAGTTCCATGGGGTCTTTAACAAGCACCATTGCCTTCATTCGCTCAGGTAAGGTTGATTTTAAATTGGTTTCCAAACTTTTCCCATTGATTTTCATAGGTTCCCTGCTAGGGGCTTGGGTTGTCAATTTCGTCTCGCCTGAATTATTAAAGCCAATGATCTTGGTTCTATTAATAGCTATTGCCATTTATACCTTTTTTAAAAAGGACTGGGGCCAGAAATCGACTTACCATACACTCACATGGCAAAAGGCTGCACTATTTGCGTTCGCTATATTTGCCATTGGTTTTTATGATGGCTTTTTGGGCGCTGGAACGGGATCCTTCATTTTGTTTGCCTTTTTAATGATTGGCTTTGATTTTTTGCACTCTGCAGGAAATGCAAAATTTTTGAACTTCGGAAGTAATTTGGCGGCACTGATCATGTTCATATTCCTTGATACCGTCAACTTTTCCTATGGAATTCCAATGGGGATCTCCATGATAGCAGGAGCGTTGGCCGGTTCTAAATTTGCCATTAAGAAAGGAGTGGCATATGTAAGAGTATTATTTATCATCGTAACCGTCATTCTGATCGTGAAAAATATAATGGATTACTTAATGGGCGGCTAATCTTTTAAAAAAATAGACGACAGAACACTGTTCCCCACACAGAATGTGACATATAGGAATTATTTGGGTATATGATAGGTAAAGACTGTGTGGAAAGGTGTGGTTGGATGATTGAAAAGTGGAATGGCGAAGAAATGGCAGATGTATCGGGGCAAACCATTGTGATTACTGGTGCAAATAGTGGGCTTGGCTTCGAAACGGCTTTTGCACTGGCCGGTAAGGGGGCAGAGATCATCCTTGCGGTCCGGAATGCTTCAAAGGGTGAAAAGGCGGTCGATAGAATCTTATCGGTCCATCCAAAAGCAAATGTACGAGTAATGGAGCTGGATTTAAGTGATTTGAGCAGCATTCGGCATTTTGCCGCTTCCTTTCAGGAAAACTATGAATCTCTCTCCGTCCTCATCAATAACGCAGGTGTGATGATTCCGCCCTACAGTAGGACGAAGGATGGCTTCGAGCTGCAATTCGGCAGCAATCACCTCGGTCATTTTGCTTTGACAGGCCTCCTTCTTCCGCGTATCCTTTCTACGCCAAACTCGCGTGTGGTCACATTGAGCAGCTTGGCCGCCATCAATGGATATATAGACTTCGAAAATCTAAATGGTGAAAACGGTTATAAACCAATGAAATACTATGGGCAAAGCAAGCTGGCCAATCTACTCTTCGCCCGCGAATTACAGAATAAATTCAACCAGCATGGTGCAACCCCGATCAGTGTTGCCTGTCATCCGGGCCTTTCCCATACTAATCTCATGTCACGCGGTTCTGGCAAACCCATAAATAAATTCGTGCACTTTCTTTCCAAAACCATCACCCAGCCGGCAAGTATGGGAGCATTGCCTACCCTTTATGCCGCAACGGAACCTGCATTGACAGGCGGGGAGTATATCGGACCCGATGGAAAGAAGAGCAGAAAAGGCTTTCCCAGAAAAGACGAGATCATCGATACCTTATATAATGAAGAAACGTCGAAAAGATTATGGGATATTTCAGAAACCTTGACAGAGGTCAAATATCGTTTCACTGAAAGCACGATGCCAAAATGACTTTATATATTTTCGCTCATGAACAGCGCAAAAAAAAGAGGGAGCATGATGCCCCCTCTTTTCGCTTTCATCATTCAGCGTCAAAAACTTCGACTTTTTCCATTTTGTCGCCATTTTTCATAGCTTTGGCTGTTTCAAGTCCAGATGTCACTTTACCGAATACTGTGTGAACACCGTTAAGATGCGGTTGTGGTTCATGCACGATAAAGAATTGGCTTGAGCCTGTGTCTTTTCCAGCATGTGCCATAGATAGGCTACCTGCCTCATGTTTATGAGGGTTTCCTTCTGTTTCACATTTGATTTGTGTGCCGCTTCCGCCTGCACCTGTACCTGTTGGATCTCCGCCTTGGCTTACGAAACCAGGGATTACACGGTGAAAGACTACCCCATTATAAAATCCTGTGTTTGCCAAGTTTTCGAAGTTAGCCACTGTGTTCGGTGCTTCGTTCGGGAAAAGGTCGAATTCGATTTTTTCCCCATTTGCCATAAGTATGTATCCTTTTTTAGCCATGTAAAACATCTCCTTTAATATGAACTGAATCAAATCTAATAGTACCATTTTTAGAAGCAGAAAGAAAAGCAAGCGCTACTTATTTCGAATTGTATCATTATACATTCCTCTAGTTTTTCTTTTATAATGGGGTAGATTCATTATTATAAGGGGGAACGAACCATGATACAGCAATTTGATGCATTAGTCGTGAACAAGCAAGATGATCAATTCACCGTTAACATTCAGCAGCTTTCACTTGATGATCTACCTCAAGGCGAAGTGCTCATCCGTGTTCATTATTCTGGTGTGAATTATAAAGATAGCCTTGCAGCCATTCCGAATGGTAACATCGTCAGCAGCTATCCGATCGTTCCGGGCATTGATTTGGCTGGTGTTGTCGTTTCATCTGAGGATTCTCGCTTTAAAGAAGGAGACGAAGTCATTGCGACCTCCTACGGGATTGGCGTTTCCCAATCAGGAGGCTATAGTCAGTTTGCCCGTGTTCCTGCAGAGTGGATCGTCCCGCTACCTGATGGCCTTACAATGAAAGAGGCGATGATCATCGGAACGGCCGGTTTCACTGCAGCACTATCGGTTCTGCGATTGGAAGAAAATAACCTCACCCCTGAGCAAGGGAGCGTTCTCGTCACTGGTGCAACTGGCGGGGTCGGCAGTTTCGCTGTCTCGATCCTTTCCAAACTTGGCTATTCCGTTGAGGCGAGTACAGGAAAAGAATCGGAACATGGATATTTGAAGAAAATCGGTGCGGCGACCATTGTATCGCGAGAAGATGTATATGATGGCAAGCTGCGGGCACTGGGCAAGCAGAAGTGGAGCGGGGCGGTAGATCCCGTCGGCGGTGAACCGTTAGCATCGGTCCTTAGCCAAATCAAGTATGGCGGGGCTGTGGCGGTCAGTGGATTGACAGCTGGTACAAGCCTTCCTGCCACCGTCTTTCCTTTCATCCTAAGAGGGGTTAATCTACTTGGGATCGATTCGGTCAATTGCCCGATGGATACAAGATTGAAAGTTTGGCATCGGCTTGCCACCGACTTTAAACTAGTGCATTTGGAACAGCTCGTTCAACAGGAAATTACACTTGAAGAATTGCCTGACGTCCTTCCTACCCTATTAAAAGGGGAAGCAAGAGGCAGAACGATCGTTAAACTATAAACCAAAAAGTGACGAGAGCATGGCTTCTCGTCACTTTTCATTGTGAACTTTCATTGATAGGGAGACTGATATCTACAATCGTCCCTTCTCCCACTTCGCTGCTGAAATGAATTTCCCCATTATGCTCATGGATGATTTTAGTGCTGACCATGAGCCCAAACCCTGTTCCTTTTTCAGATGTGCTATAAAAAGGCTGGCCTAGATGCTTCATACGCTCATTTGTGATTCCGCAGCCTTGATCAATGAACCGGATCACTGCAGAGTCACCTTCATGGTTTAACTGTATATGAAGTTTGCCGCCATTGGGCATGGCTTCTATAGCATTATTGACGACATTCGTGAATACTTGTTTTAACTGATTCGGTTCGCCAAAGACAGATGCCGAATCCGTATTATATTCCTTGATGATTTCGACATCATTCAATATCGCTTGAAACTCAGCTAACGTAATCACACTATCCAAAATATCGTTAAGCTGAATGAATTCACAAACCTTCGCTTCAGGCTCTGCCAAACTTAAAAACTCATTGGCCAGGTTTTCGATTTTTTCTACTTCACTGACCATCATTTCAAGATAGTCCTTTTGCTCAGGGTCTTCCCTTAATAATTGTAAAAATCCTTTGACCGTAGTTAATGGATTTCTTATTTCATGAGCGATGCCCGCAGCCATCTGTCCTACCGCCGATAACATATTGGATTTACAGAGCAGCTCTTCGGTCTTTTTACGCTCCGTAATATCCCTGCAAAATACCTGTATGGCCGGTTGACCTTTATATATAATCGGAAGACCGAGTGTTTCTCCATAAAATACTTGTCCGTCAAGTCGAATGAACTTTTGTTCCAGTAAACCAACCGCCTGATGATCGTCCCTCATGATCTCGATTCTTTTTTGTACACTTTCCCGGGACTCCAGGTGAACGAACTGAAAAACCGATTTACCGATAATATCTTCCACACTATCCATCCCAAGCATTTTTGCCCCCATGGGATTCATATACTCTATTATCCCATTGCGATGTACAAAAATCGCTTCAGGTGACACCTCAACTAAACTGCGATACCTTTGCTCACTTTCCTTCAAGGCAGCTTCAGCAAGTTTTTGATTCGTGATGTCCCGATAAACGAAAACGAGTGCACACGGCTCATTTTCATCATTACGGATATTGAACAGGGAAATGCTTACATCGATTAACTGGCCATCCTTCCTTAACCTGACCGTTTCAAAGCCTTTCCTTTGTACCCCTGCCTTAATCTGGTCATGCAATTCATTGACTGACTCCTTCAAGAAATCAGGAATAATTGGAAACGGCATGCCTATGAGCTCATCATTCGTCCAACCGAAAAACTCTTCAAAAGCTGCATTCACTTGAAGGGTCTTTCCTTCCAGATCAACAATGGAAATGGCGTCCGGGTTGTTCTCCATGAAAGACTTAAATTTCTCGGTATTATCCTCCGGCTGTTCCCCCATTTGCCCTTGTCCATAATTAATAAGCCTTTTACTCATCAATTTTTTTATTCCTTTCTTATCCGGAAATTTACAGTCTCAATTTTACAGTATCAGTAAATCATTTGCCAGTTTTATCATATGATTTTTCCAAGTTAAGGATTGATGCACAAAGAGGCCAAACCCCCATAAGGTTCAGCCTCTTTCTTAAAATGTATTATAAATATTTGGACATTCTGTACCTGTTGGTTCATAAAAGCAATGAAGCTTGAAACGTCCAACCAGGGGCTGATTATACCAGGTTGCCGGACAATCTCCCGGTGGCCTGAAGTACCATAGGCTAAATTTCGAGGGCCATATCCTTTCACCATTTACACTGCGGCGTGCAAGTCTTTTTTCCCTGTCCCTTGCCCGCTGATAAAAATACCCCTTCTGTACAGCTTCAAAGGCATGCTCCTGATAAATCATGTCTGGAATCGTCCTCAGCCCTTTGAAATCGAAACAATTCGACCTAATCCGATTGATCCCTACATTACCGATCATCAACATGCCCTGATCACCTTCGCCCTCGCCTTCCGCCCTAAGCAATCTTGCCAATAAGGCTATATCGGCATCAGTGTGCTTTACAACGGCCATTCCATCACCTCCACTTTTTTTTATCCTATGCCTCAGGGATGGAAAAATACTCCGTTTATTAACAAAATCTTCATATGGAATACACGTCCTATCAATAATACAACCCTATACTTAAGTAAGGCTGGATAGCACGCGTGGCTATCATGGTATTTGGCGAAGGCGGGGCCAATACTTTCTTTATACATATAAAAAAGGCGGCACATATTGTGCCTCTCGGACTGTAGACAAACTTGATGAAAGTCGAGTTTATCTACAGTTTTTTAAGGGTTTGTACAATTTGCCTTCAGGCATTCGCTTAACTCAAAAAGGTTTCGGAATGGTGTCATTCCGAAACCTTTTTGTCTGCAAACTGAGGCCTCACACAATGTGCCGTCTTTTTAACTTGTCATTCTTTCGCTTCAAATGCCGCTTCAAACGCCAATGATACCTTTTCGAACTCTTCATCCGATTCGATATCGAGCAGTTCACCTTCGCCTTCGACCCTGAAAAAGAAAATATCGATATCTTCATCTGTATCCTCTTCAATATCTTCAAGCAAACCTACTGCAACATATTCCGTTCCTTCTACATCCAATGAACCTAAAACCTCAACTTCATGGCCTTCATCACTGTCATCAGTAAGGGTGAAAATTTCACCTTCACGAATTTTTCCCATACTACCTCTCCTCTCATATCCATTAATAATGGAGTTGTTTCCATAGTATATCTACTATTCCATTTAGAAACAAATTTTTGCCCTGGAAAATGTTAAATTTCATTCTTACATTATAAGAATCAATCAATAGATATTATGGAAGAAAAGTATTATCCCGAAAGCCATTCGTCATTTTTCATTATTTACCAATACTTTCCCTTTATTAACATCATTTAAAAAATTATCTAAAAACGGTTATAAAAATGTAATTTAATTCCGAATAATCTTATATATACTAATATTAGCAAATTGGATCTGGACTTAATGAAGGAGGAAGATTTCTTGGCTGTGAAGAGGGTCGATCACGTTGGCGTTGTTGTAAAAGATCTTGAAAAATCCATCGCCTTTTATCAAGATGTGCTGGATTTAAAATTAAAAGCACGCATGACTCATACTAATGGGGTAATCGAACTGGCATTCCTGGGTTACGAAGAGTCGGACGAAACAGAAATAGAATTGATTCAGGGATATAGCGACACACTGCCATCCGAAGCAACGATCCACCATTTTGCCATTACCGTGGATGATATCGAAGAAGAATATGCCCGGATCAAAAGCTTGGATAACACCGAGCTGATTGATGAAGAGATCGTCACCCTTCCAAATGGTTATCGCTATTTCTACGTATATGGACCGGAAAAAGAGTGGATTGAATTTTTCCAAAGGTAAAAAGCATACTAAAAAAGCAGAGTCTTAAAGACTTCTGCTTTTTTAACGCTTCTTCAACATTTTAGCAAAATTTACAGATAAAAAACCTTTCTTTACTTAACTGAAGTAATTTCTTAATATACTGCATTTATCCTAAAAGTAATAATATTTTTGGAGGTATGCATTTTGGGGAAAATGAGCAAAAAGGTAGCAGGAATTACGTTAGCGGGAGCTGTAGCCATTTCATCACTGGGTATTTCAACAATGAAGGAAGATGTTCAGGCAAAAAACAAGAAAAAAGAACCAACAAACGTCATCATGATGGTGATGGATGGGACAAGCACAGGAGCCACAACCCTTTCAAGGTGGTATAAAGGCGGTA
This window contains:
- a CDS encoding SET domain-containing protein; the encoded protein is MIEVKTSTLSDGEFNRGVFATRDIKKGELLHEAPVIAYPNEEHVFIEKTLLADYAFEYGINHTAMLLGYGMLFNHSYTPNATYDINFKNHTFDFFAYTDIKAGEEILINYNGEVDNEDPLWFNKENDGEDEAE
- the nagZ gene encoding beta-N-acetylhexosaminidase; protein product: MKNKKNIYWGLFLIAILAFTVVSIQLNMDVDSRAEKGKEAGADNHESIEKLLKKMTLEEKIGQLMMVGFKGTEKGSEITELIEQKHIGGVIYFDRNMKSPKQVARLSNSLQQMADQSTHSLPLMVAIDQEGGDIIRMKERVSPLPAQQDLGNNASVEDMYKVAKLNGTELGSMGININFAPVLDLSKTDKRSFGQDPEKVYQYGKKAIQGLNDVSITGALKHFPGNGRSEIDPHVETSSVEANQLDLENSDIYPFKQIISELDNQKFFVMVTHIKYPAYDKEKPASLSKIIIEDLLRGKLKYEGLVVTDDLEMGAVNKYFSYEEMGKQAILAGVDLLLVCHEYSHELEVYNGLLQAVKAGEVPMDRINESVKRVLTYKLYNMKQTKADPDQSEKVVKNPESIKFIESLSEDE
- a CDS encoding TrmB family transcriptional regulator — encoded protein: MQDIIQKLQSLGFSQYEAKAYVSLVRQGPTSAYQVSKESGIPRARIYEILNGLQEEGIVLKEEINDSIQYSPLPVDVFLESVQSKWNNTYQSISHTLKQFEKIEPMSDNRVMTLKGEGHILSFCRTLIHKAEKRVVVSLWDEMYGKLEQELKGVAGHCTLKGIAFQVENPLSGIDIHRKTSYVENIGENKWFILSIDGKETIYGPSPETRETAFYTDDPIHINFLENYIWHDILVNRLVKKDEEDAEKWISSERDRFFSL
- a CDS encoding sulfite exporter TauE/SafE family protein — protein: MEDIQISTLLLLMFFGFLAAFIDSVVGGGGLISIPALLFSGLSPSAAIATNKLASSMGSLTSTIAFIRSGKVDFKLVSKLFPLIFIGSLLGAWVVNFVSPELLKPMILVLLIAIAIYTFFKKDWGQKSTYHTLTWQKAALFAFAIFAIGFYDGFLGAGTGSFILFAFLMIGFDFLHSAGNAKFLNFGSNLAALIMFIFLDTVNFSYGIPMGISMIAGALAGSKFAIKKGVAYVRVLFIIVTVILIVKNIMDYLMGG
- a CDS encoding oxidoreductase, which codes for MIEKWNGEEMADVSGQTIVITGANSGLGFETAFALAGKGAEIILAVRNASKGEKAVDRILSVHPKANVRVMELDLSDLSSIRHFAASFQENYESLSVLINNAGVMIPPYSRTKDGFELQFGSNHLGHFALTGLLLPRILSTPNSRVVTLSSLAAINGYIDFENLNGENGYKPMKYYGQSKLANLLFARELQNKFNQHGATPISVACHPGLSHTNLMSRGSGKPINKFVHFLSKTITQPASMGALPTLYAATEPALTGGEYIGPDGKKSRKGFPRKDEIIDTLYNEETSKRLWDISETLTEVKYRFTESTMPK
- a CDS encoding peptidylprolyl isomerase — its product is MAKKGYILMANGEKIEFDLFPNEAPNTVANFENLANTGFYNGVVFHRVIPGFVSQGGDPTGTGAGGSGTQIKCETEGNPHKHEAGSLSMAHAGKDTGSSQFFIVHEPQPHLNGVHTVFGKVTSGLETAKAMKNGDKMEKVEVFDAE
- a CDS encoding NADPH:quinone oxidoreductase family protein, whose protein sequence is MIQQFDALVVNKQDDQFTVNIQQLSLDDLPQGEVLIRVHYSGVNYKDSLAAIPNGNIVSSYPIVPGIDLAGVVVSSEDSRFKEGDEVIATSYGIGVSQSGGYSQFARVPAEWIVPLPDGLTMKEAMIIGTAGFTAALSVLRLEENNLTPEQGSVLVTGATGGVGSFAVSILSKLGYSVEASTGKESEHGYLKKIGAATIVSREDVYDGKLRALGKQKWSGAVDPVGGEPLASVLSQIKYGGAVAVSGLTAGTSLPATVFPFILRGVNLLGIDSVNCPMDTRLKVWHRLATDFKLVHLEQLVQQEITLEELPDVLPTLLKGEARGRTIVKL
- a CDS encoding PAS domain-containing sensor histidine kinase — encoded protein: MSKRLINYGQGQMGEQPEDNTEKFKSFMENNPDAISIVDLEGKTLQVNAAFEEFFGWTNDELIGMPFPIIPDFLKESVNELHDQIKAGVQRKGFETVRLRKDGQLIDVSISLFNIRNDENEPCALVFVYRDITNQKLAEAALKESEQRYRSLVEVSPEAIFVHRNGIIEYMNPMGAKMLGMDSVEDIIGKSVFQFVHLESRESVQKRIEIMRDDHQAVGLLEQKFIRLDGQVFYGETLGLPIIYKGQPAIQVFCRDITERKKTEELLCKSNMLSAVGQMAAGIAHEIRNPLTTVKGFLQLLREDPEQKDYLEMMVSEVEKIENLANEFLSLAEPEAKVCEFIQLNDILDSVITLAEFQAILNDVEIIKEYNTDSASVFGEPNQLKQVFTNVVNNAIEAMPNGGKLHIQLNHEGDSAVIRFIDQGCGITNERMKHLGQPFYSTSEKGTGFGLMVSTKIIHEHNGEIHFSSEVGEGTIVDISLPINESSQ
- a CDS encoding cell wall hydrolase encodes the protein MAVVKHTDADIALLARLLRAEGEGEGDQGMLMIGNVGINRIRSNCFDFKGLRTIPDMIYQEHAFEAVQKGYFYQRARDREKRLARRSVNGERIWPSKFSLWYFRPPGDCPATWYNQPLVGRFKLHCFYEPTGTECPNIYNTF
- a CDS encoding DUF1292 domain-containing protein, coding for MGKIREGEIFTLTDDSDEGHEVEVLGSLDVEGTEYVAVGLLEDIEEDTDEDIDIFFFRVEGEGELLDIESDEEFEKVSLAFEAAFEAKE
- a CDS encoding VOC family protein; translation: MKEEDFLAVKRVDHVGVVVKDLEKSIAFYQDVLDLKLKARMTHTNGVIELAFLGYEESDETEIELIQGYSDTLPSEATIHHFAITVDDIEEEYARIKSLDNTELIDEEIVTLPNGYRYFYVYGPEKEWIEFFQR